In the genome of Amaranthus tricolor cultivar Red isolate AtriRed21 chromosome 15, ASM2621246v1, whole genome shotgun sequence, one region contains:
- the LOC130801561 gene encoding classical arabinogalactan protein 9-like, translated as MAFSRVSVVVFLFIALVGSALAQGPSTAPTPAPTTSTTPAPVPAPTTTPVSAPTTPPVSNPVAAPVPAAAPTVPAPLASAVPAPSTETPVMSPPMDMIPAAGPAVDVVPGPGPAPAMAAPGDSGAFLHGSSFVLVAVLGAVAVFA; from the coding sequence ATGGCTTTCTCACGTGTTAGTGTTgtcgtttttctttttatcgCCCTTGTCGGGTCTGCCCTTGCGCAAGGACCCTCAACGGCTCCAACCCCCGCTCCCACCACTTCCACCACTCCTGCTCCTGTGCCCGCCCCAACAACCACCCCCGTCTCTGCCCCAACCACCCCTCCGGTCTCCAATCCGGTCGCTGCCCCTGTCCCCGCTGCTGCCCCAACCGTGCCTGCTCCTTTGGCATCCGCCGTCCCAGCCCCATCAACCGAAACCCCAGTGATGAGCCCACCCATGGATATGATTCCAGCAGCTGGCCCAGCCGTAGACGTCGTCCCTGGGCCCGGGCCCGCCCCTGCAATGGCAGCACCGGGTGACAGTGGTGCTTTTCTTCACGGAAGCAGCTTTGTTCTCGTGGCTGTCCTTGGAGCAGTTGCTGTCTTTGCCTAA
- the LOC130801562 gene encoding protein ECERIFERUM 2-like, with protein MGNNPLEVNIGYVYSATTREVTNPRLSHKISVPKEDDHHKILQKRMHIIFYYEKNKKEEDSGLYSGGWIRQSLGNALMEKPILAGRLRRSENGDLEIISNDSGVRCVEVRVPLTMVEFLEFKKNNKFDGETKLVSWNHVDASNPLFSPLFYIQITNFQCGGYSIGISFSLLLVDPLTMTKFLKEWAKIHTSWVYENEFPKKSLFYTQDCKWMGCYQLDQSDTSSTSNSCNKISKTLIFNIISDEKLNSRDDQMCKYLVSLCLEEAESKFLNKINSINYFTLIIKEENGGAKVEITSKTTDIHASERSRYEIESLNWEDLKINEVVFQKNNELVDVSQWIACDDTLEGVVQVVISPHSEDNNGIKVYITFPSDK; from the exons atgggTAATAATCCCTTGGAGGTAAACATAGGATATGTTTACAGTGCAACAACAAGAGAGGTGACTAATCCAAGACTATCCCACAAAATATCAGTCCCTAAAGAAGATGATCATCATAAAATACTGCAAAAAAGGatgcatattattttttattatgagaAAAATAAGAAGGAAGAAGATAGTGGGTTGTATAGTGGAGGATGGATCAGACAATCCTTAGGAAATGCTTTAATGGAGAAACCCATTTTGGCTGGAAGGCTTAGAAGATCTGAAAATGGAGATTTGGAGATTATATCTAATGATAGTGGAGTTAGATGTGTTGAAGTTAGAGTTCCTTTAACTATGGTTGAGTTTCTTGAGTTTaagaaaaacaacaaatttGATGGTGAAACTAAGCTTGTTTCTTGGAATCATGTTGATGCATCTAATCCTTTATTTTCTCCCCTCTTCTATATTCAG atAACCAACTTTCAATGTGGTGGCTACTCAATTGGGATAAGCTTTAGCCTTCTCTTGGTTGATCCCTTAACTATGACAAAGTTCCTTAAAGAGTGGGCAAAAATTCATACAAGTTGGGtttatgaaaatgaatttcCAAAAAAATCCTTGTTCTACACTCAAGATTGCAAGTGGATGGGATGCTATCAACTAGATCAAAGTGATACTTCTTCTACCTCTAACTCATGTAACAAAAtctcaaaaactttgattttcaacattattagcgacgaaaaattaaattcaagagacgATCAAATGTGCAAGTATTTAGTTTCATTATGTCTAGAAGAAGCAGAAAGTAAGTttcttaacaaaataaattctattaattatttcaCTTTAATTATTAAAGAAGAAAATGGAGGAGCAAAAGTCGAAATCACATCAAAAACGACAGACATTCATGCATCAGAAAGATCACGATACGAGATTGAATCACTAAATTGGGAAGATTTGAAGATTAATGAGGTTGTTTtccaaaagaacaatgagctaGTTGATGTTTCACAATGGATTGCTTGTGATGATACTCTTGAAGGAGTGGTTCAAGTTGTTATTTCACCCCATAGTGAGGACAATAATGGAATAAAGGTTTACATCACTTTTCCTAgtgacaaataa
- the LOC130800930 gene encoding anthranilate N-benzoyltransferase protein 2-like, whose amino-acid sequence MAKLEELNINVVGIYTATTTIVTEPRLSNKLLISKNEKMLLGDGCYDKIMQKRMHIILYYKNKSDENSRWHIGGWIKKTLGNALVDHPIMAGRIRRDENGCLEIVANDSGVRIVEGEIALSLVEFFECKRKNNEVEGKLVSWVDVEINPQFSPLFYVQVTNFKCGGYSIGVSCSLFLVDPLFMANFLNKWAKIHRNIAYEGEVPKIPLFPILKTNNIWCSLPFSTTKKTSKTILFNILMDEKFDSSDTIFKYFVLLCLNEAESKFDYKTSTSFTLITKELNGNIKIEILSKQTLFKSPKNLKYKCTSSSIEDLGMNEIVFHNGNGPIDASLWIDCDALEGTLVEISYLCGKECGMKVNVTFPIT is encoded by the exons ATGGCAAAATTAGAGGAGTTAAATATCAATGTTGTTGGTATTTACACTGCGACAACAACGATTGTAACGGAGCCACGATTATCAAATAAGTTATTAATctcgaaaaatgaaaaaatgttaTTAGGTGATGGTTGTTATGataaaattatgcaaaaaagaaTGCATATAATTCTTTATTATAAGAATAAAAGTGATGAAAATTCAAGATGGCATATTGGGGGTTGGATAAAGAAAACCCTAGGCAATGCCTTGGTGGATCACCCGATTATGGCCGGGCGAATTCGACGAGACGAAAACGGATGTTTAGAGATTGTGGCTAATGATAGTGGTGTAAGGATTGTTGAAGGTGAAATTGCATTGAGTTTGGTGGAGTTTTTTGAGTGCAAGAGGAAGAATAATGAAGTTGAAGGCAAGCTTGTTTCTTGGGTTGATGTTGAAATCAACCCTCAATTTTCTCCGCTTTTTTATGTTCAG GTGACCAACTTTAAATGTGGTGGATACTCCATTGGTGTAAGTTGTAGTCTTTTCTTGGTCGATCCTTTGTTCATGGCCAACTTCCTCAATAAATGGGCAAAAATTCATAGAAACATTGCCTATGAAGGTGAAGTTCCAAAAATACCCCTATTTCCCATACTTAAGACCAACAATATTTGGTGTTCCTTACCATTCTCTACTACTAAGAAGACCTCTAAAACTATACTTTTCAACATTTTAATGGATGAAAAATTCGATTCGAGTGACACAATTTTCAAGTATTTCGTTTTGTTGTGTTTGAATGAAGCAGAAAGTAAATTTGATTACAAAACAAGCACGAGTTTTACTTTAATCACAAAGGAATTAAATGGtaatattaaaattgaaattttgtctAAACAAACTCTTTTTAAATCACCAAAAAACTTAAAGTATAAGTGTACTTCGTCGAGTATTGAAGATTTGGGGATGAATGAAATAGTATTCCATAATGGAAATGGACCTATTGATGCTTCACTTTGGATTGATTGTGATGCTCTTGAAGGGACCCTTGTTGAGATTTCATACCTTTGTGGGAAGGAATGTGGCATGAAGGTCAATGTCACTTTTCCTATTACCTAG
- the LOC130801471 gene encoding monooxygenase 2-like: MFSKTLSSLITIPSPTLNHQRVDYFYNKFIPSYKPKKVNKILCLSKSNSEINGKEQVVIVGAGIAGLATSLALHRLGIPSIVVEQSDSLRTGGTSLTLFKNGWRVLDVLGIGDKLRAQFLQIEGLSLKTDEGKELRSFEFKDVDPSQEVRAVERRVLLQTLLDELPSNSVRFSSKLAKIETDQRTAETQLEFTNGTKLSAKVVIGCDGVRSQIAQWMGFPEPKYSGHCAIRGLAVFNEGQPHQPRVKYIYGRGIRAGFVPVSPTKVYWFICYNRASPGPKVTNPQEVKRQAMELVKNWPSELLNTIELTPDDTIIRSALEDRWLWPVITPPVSKGGVVLAGDAWHPMTPNLGQGGCCALEDSIVLAKKLSGAMKYGQCPVEEAMRSYGNERWGRIFPLTIRANFVGGLLQWENPLVCAVRNSFVIPKVAQIGPLLEHTNFACEPL, translated from the exons ATGTTTTCAAAAACTTTATCATCTCTTATTACAATACCTTCCCCAACATTGAATCACCAAAGAGTTGATTATTTCTATAACAAATTCATCCCTtcatacaaaccaaaaaaagtaaataaaatctTATGTTTATCAAAATCTAATTCTGAAATTAATGGTAAAGAACAAGTAGTCATTGTTGGTGCTGGAATTGCTGGACTTGCGACTTCTCTTGCCCTTCACAG GCTTGGAATCCCATCAATAGTTGTGGAGCAATCAGATTCCTTAAGAACAGGGGGTACATCACTCACTCTGTTCAAAAATGGGTGGAGGGTATTAGATGTACTTGGCATTGGAGATAAGTTGAGGGCCCAATTTCTTCAAATTGAAGG GTTGTCATTAAAAACTGATGAAGGGAAAGAGCTTCGATCTTTTGAGTTCAAAGATGTCGATCCAAG CCAAGAAGTACGCGCAGTGGAAAGGAGAGTTCTTCTGCAAACACTTCTCGATGAACTACCCTCCAATTCTGTGCGATTTTCATCGAAGTTGGCTAAGATTGAAACAGATCAAAGAACAGCGGAAACTCAGTTAGAGTTTACCAATGGAACTAAATTATCCGCCAAGGTAGTAATTGGCTGTGATGGAGTCCGATCTCAAATAGCACAGTGGATGGGTTTTCCGGAGCCTAAATATTCCGGCCATTGTGCTATTCGGGGGCTGGCTGTGTTCAATGAAGGACAGCCTCATCAACCGCGTGTTAAGTACATCTATGGAAGAGGAATAAGAGCTGGATTTGTTCCTGTTTCTCCTACCAAAGTTTATTGGTTCATTTGCTACAACAGAGCCTCTCCGG GTCCAAAGGTTACTAATCCCCAAGAAGTAAAGAGACAAGCAATGGAACTAGTCAAAAACTGGCCTTCAGAACTACTAAACACCATAGAACTCACACCAGATGACACAATCATAAGATCCGCTCTTGAAGACCGGTGGCTATGGCCGGTTATTACTCCCCCAGTCTCAAAAGGAGGAGTGGTGCTTGCCGGAGATGCCTGGCACCCAATGACCCCCAATCTCGGTCAAGGGGGGTGTTGTGCGCTGGAAGATTCAATCGTCTTGGCAAAGAAACTCTCGGGAGCAATGAAATACGGACAGTGTCCAGTCGAGGAAGCCATGAGATCATATGGAAACGAGAGATGGGGACGCATCTTTCCGTTAACCATACGAGCAAACTTTGTGGGAGGACTCCTTCAGTGGGAAAACCCATTAGTTTGTGCTGTGAGGAATAGCTTTGTCATACCTAAAGTAGCCCAGATTGGACCTTTGTTGGAGCATACAAATTTTGCTTGTGAACCTCTTTAA
- the LOC130801474 gene encoding uncharacterized protein LOC130801474 has protein sequence MHRSSSNTRVADDFYRNSSSFFSSPSTAIDGDDSHGNGNGNGNGNLPIHNPGSYPAKKEKSRLRSAENAVHLIPLVLVLCAIILWFSSNPVEVVTKNPGSIGVRIEGSHTAGAVDGTHNNLHLKLEDHDLLHLHQRQQQQTIDKKRSV, from the exons atGCATAGATCATCAAGCAATACAAGAGTAGCAGATGATTTTTATAGgaattcatcttcatttttttcttctccttctACCGCCATTGATGGCGACGACAGCCATGGAAACGGAAATGGAAATGGAAATGGGAATCTTCCTATACACAACCCTGGATCCTACCCTGCTAAGAAGGAAAAATCTCGTCTTAGATCCGCAGAAAATGCTGTTCATCTTATTCCTCTTGTTCTTGTACTTTGCGCTATCATCCTCTGGTTCTCCTCCAACCCTG TTGAAGTCGTGACTAAAAATCCTGGTTCAATCGGTGTGAGAATTGAAGGTTCTCACACTGCTGGGGCTGTCGATGGCACCCACAACAACTTGCACCTCAAGCTTGAAGATCACGATTTGTTGCATCTTCATCAACGTCAGCAGCAGCAGACAATTGATAAGAAGCGTTCAGTATGA
- the LOC130801472 gene encoding ras-related protein RABD2c-like — protein MNFEYDYLFKLLLIGDSGVGKSCLLLRFADDAYLESYISTIGVDFKIRTVEQDGKSVKLQIWDTAGQERFRTITSSYYRGAHGIIVVYDVTDQESFDNVKQWLNEIDRYASHSVNKLLVGNKCDLTANKVVSYETGKAFADEIGIAFLETSAKSATNVEQAFMAMTGAIKNRMASQPALNARAPTVQLKGQPLNQKAGCCSS, from the exons ATGAATTTTGAATA TGATTACTTGTTCAAACTGTTGCTAATTGGAGATTCTGGTGTTGGCAAGTCATGTCTTCTATTGAGGTTTGCT GATGATGCCTATCTAGAGAGTTATATCAGCACCATTGGAGTAGACTTT AAAATACGAACGGTTGAACAAGATGGGAAGAGTGTTAAGCTCCAAATT TGGGACACTGCAGGGCAAGAACGTTTTAGAACTATCACAAGCAGCTACTACCGAGGTGCTCATGGGATCATT GTTGTTTATGACGTAACAGACCAAGAAAGTTTTGACAATGTGAAACAATGGCTAAATGAGATTGATCGTTATGCAAGTCATAGCGTAAACAAACTTCTAGTTGGAAACAAATGTGACTTGACTGCCAACAAAGTCGTCTCTTATGAGACGGGTAAG GCATTTGCAGATGAAATAGGCATCGCCTTCTTGGAAACCAGCGCCAAAAGTGCCACCAATGTCGAACAAGCTTTCATGGCTATGACCGGTGCAATCAAGAATAG AATGGCTAGCCAACCTGCTCTGAATGCACGAGCACCGACAGTTCAACTAAAAGGACAACCATTGAATCAGAAGGCAGGCTGTTGTTCATCGTGA
- the LOC130801548 gene encoding RGG repeats nuclear RNA binding protein A-like translates to MATANPFDLLVDDAEDPSLLIAAQELKVSAAVGEKKAPAAAKAAVTKPAKLPSKPVPPSQAVREARNEGGRGVGGRGGRGYGRGRGLGGANRDFANNDDAFVNENGGAMGYKEERDRPTERRGGYGGPLGGYRGGRRGGFGSGDAADGERPRRIYERRSGTGRGGEFKREGAGRGNWGTATDEIAQVTEEPVVENEAVVAAEKPEGEENVVEKENPEKEAEEVEPEEKQMTLEEYEKVLEEKRKALLALKGEERKVNVDKEFESMQLVSKKKIDDEVFIKLGSDKDKRKDAAEKEERGKKSVSINEFLKPADGTDGYYRRGGRGRGRGRGGYGGGYGMNHASAPSIEDPNQFPTLGAN, encoded by the exons ATGGCGACCGCAAATCCTTTCGATTTGTTAGTCGATGATGCTGAGGATCCTTCGCTTCTAATCGCGGCTCAAGAGCTCAAAGTCAGTGCAGCTGTTGGTGAGAAGAAAGCTCCAGCAGCCGCTAAAGCCGCCGTAACTAAGCCGGCTAAGCTTCCATCTAAGCCTGTTCCTCCTTCTCAAGCTG TAAGGGAGGCAAGAAACGAAGGTGGAAGAGGTGTAGGTGGCCGTGGTGGTCGTGGCTATGGGCGTGGGCGAGGTCTGGGTGGAGCTAATCGAGACTTTGCAAATAATGATGATGCATTTGTCAATGAAAATGGAGGTGCCATGGGATACAAGGAGGAAAGAGACAGGCCAACTGAGAGACGTGGAGGTTATGGTGGTCCTCTTGGTGGTTATCGTGGAGGAAGACGTGGTGGCTTTGGTAGTGGAGATGCTGCTGATGGGGAACGCCCTCGTAGGATTTATGAACGGCGTAGTGGCACTGGGCGAGG ggGTGAATTCAAACGTGAGGGTGCTGGTCGTGGAAATTGGGGCACTGCTACTGATGAGATTGCTCA GGTGACTGAGGAACCTGTTGTGGAAAATGAAGCAGTTGTAGCAGCTGAGAAGCCAGAAGGAGAAGAAAATGTTGTTGAGAAGGAGAACCCTGAAAAAGAGGCTGAAGAAGTGGAGCCTGAAGAAAAG CAAATGACACTTGAGGAGTATGAGAAAGTATTGGAGGAGAAAAGAAAGGCTTTGTTGGCGTTGAAGGGCGAGGAAAGAAAGGTCAATGTGGACAAGGAGTTTGAATCAATGCAGCTGGTTTCAAAGAAGAAGATTGATGATGAGGTCTTCATAAAGCTG GGTTCTGACAAGGACAAGAGAAAAGATGCTGCAGAGAAGGAAGAAAGGGGCAAGAAG TCCGTGAGTATAAATGAATTTCTGAAGCCCGCCGATGGTACCGACGGCTACTACAGGCGTGGTGGAAGAGGAAGAGGTCGTGGTAGGGGTGGTTATGGTGGAGGATATGGCATGAACCATGCGTCAGCTCCTTCAATTGAAGATCCCAACCAGTTCCCAACTTTGGGTGCAAACTGA